In Clostridia bacterium, the DNA window CAATTCAAAAAAGGCATCCCCGAGTGTCGACACGCCAAAGGCTGCTGTGAGCAACCGGAAGTTGCGATTCCGGAGCAGGTTCACATACGTGGGCGCGATTCGGGCTGTCGCCATCGAGTGGGCGGGTTCCACGGGATCACGCTGCCCTCCATTTCATCCGCATCAGACATGGGTTCATCGGACCAGCTGAACCACAGGGCACCGTGTTCTTCATATGCGGAGGAGATTCGAAGAAGACTTGAAGGCAGAATACGAGACCGTTGTGAGAAAGAGGACACTTCAAGGCTAATGGTTTACCACCTGAACCCGGCCGTCAAGCCTTGGGGGAGTCCACGTGGCGACGGATCCCCCTACGCCTCCCCTACCCGCGGCAGCCGTCCCGTCCGCGTCGCCCAGAGCGCCAGCGCCGCAGCGACCAGGAAGAAGCCGCCGCTCAGTACGATCGCCCACGACCAGCCGAGGAGGTCGCCGGCGAACCCGCCCGCGAACGTGGCCACCATGCTGCCGAGCGACGTCACCGTGTTCAGGAGCCCGAAGGCTTGTCCGCGATGGCCTTCCGGCGCCGCGCGGGCGACGAGCAGGTTCACGGAGACCGTCGCCCAGGCCAGCGCCACGCCGAACGCGAGCCGCGCCGCGGCGAGGCCGGCGATGGGCGCGAACGCCTGCGGGAGCATCAGGACGCCGGCCGCCGCGAGCGACGCCGCGAGCACGGCGGGGTACGACCAGCGTCGCGCGAGGCGGGCGGTGAACGGCGAGCCGAACACCTGTGCAACCCCCGCCAGGGAGAACAGCACGCCGACCGCCACCACCGACGCGCGGCCCGCCCGGCTGGCGATGAGGAGCGGCAGCACAGGCGCCGCCATCATCACGCCGAGCTGCATGAGAAAGAGGATGCTGTACGCGGCCCGCAGCGAGCCGCCCTGGAGCAGCGCGCGGAGGTCGGTCACGAGCGCCCGGACACCGCGGGAGGGTACGACCTGAACGCGCT includes these proteins:
- a CDS encoding MFS transporter → MDEEASSHGSVRELPARLRAPGLAPWQQNLYVLWFGSLIVSASFSLVMPFLPLYLVQLGLRGDPSLWSGVVLAGAFLGTAVMSPVWGSLADRFGQRAMLLRSGFSLAVIYFLMGYAQSPLQLAVLRVLFGMMSGFIPASTALVASNTPTPELGRALGALQTGGAVGGVLGPLFGGVIAHLVGFRGAFKLSAAGLLLGATLAFLFVGERVQVVPSRGVRALVTDLRALLQGGSLRAAYSILFLMQLGVMMAAPVLPLLIASRAGRASVVAVGVLFSLAGVAQVFGSPFTARLARRWSYPAVLAASLAAAGVLMLPQAFAPIAGLAAARLAFGVALAWATVSVNLLVARAAPEGHRGQAFGLLNTVTSLGSMVATFAGGFAGDLLGWSWAIVLSGGFFLVAAALALWATRTGRLPRVGEA